The following proteins are co-located in the Vigna angularis cultivar LongXiaoDou No.4 chromosome 2, ASM1680809v1, whole genome shotgun sequence genome:
- the LOC108347946 gene encoding transcription repressor OFP12 — translation MMPNMPRTGERRRKRYNLSRLNLNLCFSVPMQSFTPQSSPAATSSTVLQNQNKKPLSQPATSPSPIKNFNYDPTNPFPNLGPEPEPAELASAFVSHRFFFTYPGRSNSIVESTITDTDCATSSSSLGNPVATVDEKAKTALEGSVAVEMYSLDPYADFRRSMEEMVAASPELIDVEANWKELLFCYLALNPRSTHKFILFAFSDLLLSLMSHSSPPPQDDGAGDVAIGGDGCSN, via the coding sequence ATGATGCCAAACATGCCGCGAActggagaaagaagaagaaaaagatacaACCTTAGCCGCTTGAACTTGAACCTATGTTTCTCAGTTCCCATGCAATCGTTCACACCACAATCTTCCCCTGCTGCCACCTCTTCAACCGTTCTtcagaatcaaaacaaaaaacctTTATCACAACCCGCCACGTCACCGTCCCCGATCAAGAACTTCAACTACGACCCTACTAACCCATTCCCGAATCTCGGACCCGAACCCGAACCTGCTGAGCTGGCCTCCGCTTTCGTCTCCCACCGCTTCTTCTTCACTTACCCCGGCCGCTCCAACTCCATCGTCGAATCCACCATCACCGACACCGATTGCGCTACCTCCTCGTCCTCGCTGGGAAATCCAGTCGCCACCGTCGACGAAAAGGCGAAAACGGCGCTCGAAGGCAGCGTTGCGGTAGAGATGTACTCGCTGGACCCCTACGCGGATTTCCGGCGCTCCATGGAGGAGATGGTGGCGGCGAGTCCCGAGTTGATCGACGTGGAGGCTAATTGGAAAGAGCTTCTTTTCTGCTACCTCGCGCTCAACCCGAGGAGCACGCACAAGTTCATCCTCTTCGCTTTTTCTGATCTTCTTCTAAGCCTCATGTCGCACTCTTCTCCTCCGCCGCAGGATGACGGTGCCGGCGATGTTGCCATCGGTGGCGATGGATGTTCGAATTAG
- the LOC108348000 gene encoding uncharacterized protein LOC108348000, producing the protein METLVVMAHHRNQCYPRSEPQDHAEFGSSSPSRDFRGINCRTFQTGCGILPTPLNSHSSPLTKHPKTPIAPSNTNKTRCRTTPNSAPVPIDHRKGKSFGHHVSDRGILLSELWAGPTYSNSPPPSSLPIPKFSVRPKRSVSLDLPGSCPEIELQLHASSAPSSPRGEHSPCARDLFDSPTKALRRILNLSLDDE; encoded by the coding sequence ATGGAGACACTTGTTGTTATGGCGCATCACAGGAACCAATGCTACCCCCGGTCGGAACCCCAAGACCACGCTGAGTTTGGTTCCTCTTCACCTTCGAGAGACTTTAGGGGCATAAATTGCAGAACTTTCCAAACGGGGTGTGGTATTCTACCAACCCCACTCAATTCTCACTCTTCACCGTTAACTAAACACCCCAAAACGCCGATAGCTCCTTCAAACACTAACAAAACCCGTTGCAGAACCACTCCTAATAGCGCCCCAGTTCCCATCGATCACAGAAAGGGGAAAAGTTTCGGCCACCATGTTTCTGATAGGGGCATTTTGCTCTCTGAACTTTGGGCTGGGCCTACATATTCGAATTCTCCACCACCCAGTTCCTTGCCTATTCCGAAATTTTCTGTAAGGCCGAAGAGGAGTGTGTCCCTCGATCTCCCTGGTTCTTGTCCTGAAATTGAATTGCAGTTACATGCCAGTTCTGCCCCTTCCTCCCCTCGCGGGGAACATTCTCCATGTGCCAGAGACCTCTTTGATTCGCCGACGAAGGCGTTGCGTCGCATCCTCAATCTTAGCTTGGATGATGAATGA